A single genomic interval of Pseudomonas sp. FeN3W harbors:
- a CDS encoding ABC transporter substrate-binding protein, protein MKKSPLAAAVALLGTLALPLVAQAEGQISIAQQFGIGYLVLHVVKDQQLIEKHAKAQGLDEIEVEWRTISGATAMNEALLAGAIDVVSAGVPPMLTVWDRTHGRQNVKAVAALGSLPGYLLSNREEVKTLDDLSEKDRIAVPAAGVGFQSRTLQIETAKRYGNDDFQRFDKISVSLPHPDATAALTKGGSEITAHFSSPPFQYQALENPKVHKLISSYDILGGQATFNVLYATEKFHDQNPKTYKAFYDALVEAEQIIKADKAAAAETYIRVENSKLPLDFVKKIIDDPENDFTVSPQRTFIYAEKLHELGVLKNKADSWKDYFFEEAYANPGS, encoded by the coding sequence ATGAAAAAATCCCCTCTCGCCGCAGCCGTTGCGCTGCTCGGCACCCTCGCGCTGCCGCTGGTGGCCCAGGCCGAAGGGCAGATCAGCATCGCCCAGCAGTTCGGCATCGGTTACCTGGTGCTGCACGTGGTCAAGGACCAGCAACTGATCGAGAAGCACGCCAAGGCCCAGGGCCTGGACGAGATCGAGGTCGAATGGCGCACCATCTCCGGCGCCACCGCGATGAACGAAGCGCTGCTGGCCGGCGCCATCGACGTGGTTTCTGCCGGTGTGCCGCCGATGCTGACCGTCTGGGATCGCACCCATGGTCGGCAGAACGTCAAGGCAGTGGCGGCGCTCGGCTCGCTGCCCGGCTACCTGCTGAGCAATCGCGAAGAGGTGAAGACGCTGGATGACCTGTCCGAGAAGGACCGCATCGCCGTGCCTGCCGCCGGTGTCGGCTTCCAATCGCGCACCCTGCAGATCGAGACGGCCAAACGCTACGGCAATGACGATTTCCAGCGCTTCGACAAGATTTCCGTCAGCCTGCCGCACCCGGACGCCACCGCCGCGCTGACCAAAGGTGGCTCGGAAATCACCGCGCACTTCTCCAGCCCGCCGTTCCAGTACCAGGCGCTGGAGAACCCCAAGGTGCACAAGCTGATCAGCAGCTACGACATCCTCGGTGGCCAGGCCACGTTCAACGTGCTCTACGCCACCGAGAAATTCCACGACCAGAACCCGAAGACCTACAAGGCCTTCTACGACGCGCTGGTGGAAGCCGAGCAGATCATCAAGGCGGACAAGGCCGCAGCGGCCGAGACCTACATCCGCGTGGAGAACTCCAAGCTGCCGCTGGACTTCGTGAAGAAGATCATCGACGACCCGGAGAACGACTTCACCGTGTCACCGCAGCGCACCTTCATCTACGCCGAGAAACTGCATGAGCTGGGTGTGCTGAAGAACAAGGCCGACTCCTGGAAGGACTACTTCTTCGAGGAAGCCTACGCCAACCCGGGCAGTTGA
- a CDS encoding pyridoxal-phosphate dependent enzyme translates to MPYSYLSHLYCPKTDERHDAERIQQLSAVGAPLLVAYDLDGLKRSWRPRDLIGREANLWRYHELLPVRDASNVVSLGEGFTPLFATPRIGRDLGIDDLWLKDEGIIPTGSFKARGAAVVSSASCFIVVIRIEELKVLCPSERSSRDRCGNPKI, encoded by the coding sequence ATGCCCTACAGCTATCTGTCCCACCTCTACTGCCCCAAGACCGACGAGCGCCATGATGCCGAGCGCATCCAGCAGCTCAGCGCGGTCGGCGCGCCGCTGCTGGTCGCCTATGACCTGGACGGTCTGAAACGAAGCTGGAGACCCCGCGACCTCATCGGCCGCGAGGCCAACCTGTGGCGCTACCATGAACTGCTGCCGGTGCGGGATGCGAGCAACGTGGTCAGCCTCGGCGAGGGCTTCACGCCATTGTTCGCCACGCCGCGCATCGGCCGCGACCTGGGTATCGACGATCTCTGGCTGAAGGACGAGGGCATCATCCCCACCGGCTCGTTCAAGGCCCGTGGCGCCGCCGTTGTAAGCTCGGCAAGCTGCTTCATCGTTGTTATCCGCATTGAGGAGTTGAAGGTCCTCTGCCCATCAGAGCGTTCTTCGAGGGACAGATGCGGCAACCCTAAGATTTAA